In Nilaparvata lugens isolate BPH chromosome 5, ASM1435652v1, whole genome shotgun sequence, the following proteins share a genomic window:
- the LOC111052954 gene encoding uncharacterized protein LOC111052954 has translation MNFISFVGLLLFAAILNEVKSAPSSPGSASSSTETSPDPGKALPPIEVDLFDVMDLDRDGVATEADYERCEEGTVLNGYTDEQKRGIKNAIEKGGRRENFDKLNLKKIDVRGFNRSQYSLSVADIINNLNVGPMQASRILGNQSHNTHEAVADILRDSNVVIIRK, from the exons atgaatttcatttcatttgtgGGTCTTCTGCTCTTCGCGGCCATCTTGAAT GAGGTAAAATCAGCACCTAGCTCACCAGGAAGTGCTAGTTCCTCAACTGAGACGTCCCCTGATCCCGGGAAGGCACTACCCCCTATCGAAGTTG ATTTATTCGATGTTATGGACTTGGACAGAGATGGAGTAGCAACCGAAGCGGATTACGAAAGATGTGAAGAAGGGACTGTTCTAAACGGATACACAG ATGAGCAAAAACGTGGAATAAAAAATGCAATAGAAAAAGGGGGAAGAAGAGAGAACTTTGATAAACTCAA tttgaaaaaaatagatgtGCGCGGGTTCAATAGAAGTCAGTATTCACTCAGTGTTGCAGACATCATAAACAATCTCAACGTCGGCCCGATGCAAGCTTCAAGAATTCTGGGCAATCAATCTCACAACACGCATGAAG